Sequence from the Candidatus Caldatribacterium sp. genome:
GAAAAGAGTTCTCTTGTGTGTCTCCCCGGGAGGATTCTCTCACCCTTTCTCCCAAAGCCCAGGAAACGAGCGTCCTGAAAGAGCGACTCCAGGAGATTCCTCCCGTGAGGCAAGAGCTTGTTGCTCATCTTCGAGAGCGAATTGCTGAGGGGCAGTACCATCCAAGTGGTGTGGAGATTGCCCGGAAGATGCTCTACCGTGAAGCAGTTGATTTCATCGTGAGCGAGGGAGAGCGCATTGACCACTCCGCGTGAGTACTTTGCGTACCTCCTTGAGGGTTTCAGGAGGGAACTTGAGCTCCAGCGAGAGCTTTTGGATATTGCTCGAAAGAAGGAAAATCTTCTTGTTACCAACAACATTGAGGCTCTGGTGCCTCTCCTCGAGCAAGAAGAGGACCTTGTCTTCCAGACCTGTAGCGTAGAGAAACGCCTGAAGAATATCTGGACGGAACTGACGGAACGCTTTTTCCCCGATGCAGGGGATCTGAGTCTCTCGAAAGTCATCGAACTTGCGGATGAGGATCTCCGGGAGGATTTCCAGAAAGTTCGGGAAGAGCTGACGATGGTTGTTCGAGAACTCCGGGAACTCAACCGCCGGAATGCCATCCTCATTGAGGATATCCTCAACTACATCAGTGTGGTCTTCTCACTTCTTCTGCGGGAGACGGAGCGTCAGGAGAATCCCTACGGTTCCCTGCGCAGGGGTTGGTATGAGGGAAGTGTTCGCGGTGTCCTCATCGATGGGGTCGTATAGGGGGGAGTGCCGTGCGGACCATCTTTCTTGGACTTGAGATTGCCCGAAAAGCTCTGCAGACGCACCAGGCGGCGATGAACGTCACGGCCCACAACATAGCCAATGCGAATACCGTTGGGTACACCCGCCAGGTTCCTCACCTTGTCCAGGAAACGGTCCCCCTGAGCGGTCTTTTTGTTCCTCCCCACCTCAAGAACATTGGCCTTGGAGTTGACGTGGATGAAATCCGGAGGATGCGGGATAAGTTCATCGACCTCCAGATTCGCCAGGAATCCCGCACCGGGGCGTACTGGAATACCATCGACCAGGGTCTGGAGCAGATTGAAGTGATTTTTGGGGAACCCAGTGAGGAAAGCGGTCTTTCCCAGATTTTCGACCGTTTCTGGAACACCTGGCAGGAACTTGCCAAGTTCCCCGAATCCCAGGCCTCTCGAGTACTTGTGGCCGAAACAGGTAGCCTCCTTGCTCAAGCCCTCAACCACACCTATGCGCAGCTTGAGGCGCAAAGACAAGAGCTCAACGAGAAGGTGGCCATCAAGGTTCAGGAAATCAACACCTACGTTCAGCAGATTTACGACCTCAATCAGCAGATTGTCCGCGTGGCTCCGGCCGGAGGAAACATCAACGACTACAAGGACCAGCTCGATGTCTTGGTGGACAACCTCTCCAAGGTTCTCAAGGTCCAGGTCCAGGAGAATGAAAATGGTACCTACACTATTGTTCTCCAGGGAAGAATCCTGGCAAGCGACCGGGAGCGGAGCTTCCTTGACCTTGCGGTTGATGCTTCGGGCATGAACCAGGTGGTCTTTGCGGATGGTCCTGCGATTGATTTCACCTACCAGGGTGGAGAACTCAAGGCGATTCTTGACCTTCGGGATACCATTGTCCCAGAGTACCAGGGGCCATCGACACCCTTGCCCAGGGTCTCAGGGGCGTGGTGAATGCAGTGCACCAGAGAGGATTCACCCTTGAGGAACCTCCTGCTCAGGGGGGAGATTTCTTCTTGGGGACCGGAGCGAAAGACCTTGCTGTGAATCCCGAGATTCTTGAGAATCCCGCAAAAATCGCCGCTTCTTTGAGTGGTGCCCCGGGTGATGGCGAGAACGCCCTGGCGATTGCCCAGCTTCGGGGTCAACCTGTTGTGAGTGGTGCAAATCCTGATGACTACTACCGGGGAATTATCTCCCGCTTGGGCGTTGAGCGGGAAGAGGCTCAGCGAATTGCAAAGAACCAGGAGGCCCTGGTGCAGCAGCTTGAGAACCGCCGGGAGTCGGTCTCTGGAGTGTCCTTAGATGAGGAGATGACCAACCTCATCCGCTACCAGTACGCGTACCAGGCAGCTTCAGTCCTTGTGCGGACGATTGATGCCATGCTCGATACCGTGGTGAACAGAATCAAGTAGGTGAGAGTATGCGTGTAACCCATCGGATGATCACCAACCAGGTCATGACGAACCTAAGCAGCATCACCGGGCGTCTCCTGCGGGTTCAGGACATGTTCTCTTCAGGTAAAACCCTCCGTCGTCCCTCAGACGATCCGGTGAAGCTGAACCACGTTTTGCTCCTGCGAACCTCAATTCGAAAGCTCGAGCAGTACATTACCAATGCTGAGGATGGAGCAAGCTGGCTCAACCTCACGGATACGAGCCTCAACCAGGCTACAGAACTCCTGCAGAAGATTCGGACCCTGGCTGTTCAGGGAGCTAACGGTACCTTGACTTCTGAGGACCGCCTGATGATTGCCACAGAGGTTGAAAAGTACCTCGAGGAACTCATCGGGGTTGGCAATACGAGCTATGCGGGGAGGTACATCTTTGCGGGGACTGAAACCCTCACGG
This genomic interval carries:
- the flgM gene encoding flagellar biosynthesis anti-sigma factor FlgM; the protein is MKISGNQVESLFRVYVERMKEEKRKEFSCVSPREDSLTLSPKAQETSVLKERLQEIPPVRQELVAHLRERIAEGQYHPSGVEIARKMLYREAVDFIVSEGERIDHSA
- a CDS encoding flagellar protein FlgN, which encodes MTTPREYFAYLLEGFRRELELQRELLDIARKKENLLVTNNIEALVPLLEQEEDLVFQTCSVEKRLKNIWTELTERFFPDAGDLSLSKVIELADEDLREDFQKVREELTMVVRELRELNRRNAILIEDILNYISVVFSLLLRETERQENPYGSLRRGWYEGSVRGVLIDGVV
- the flgK gene encoding flagellar hook-associated protein FlgK, with protein sequence MRTIFLGLEIARKALQTHQAAMNVTAHNIANANTVGYTRQVPHLVQETVPLSGLFVPPHLKNIGLGVDVDEIRRMRDKFIDLQIRQESRTGAYWNTIDQGLEQIEVIFGEPSEESGLSQIFDRFWNTWQELAKFPESQASRVLVAETGSLLAQALNHTYAQLEAQRQELNEKVAIKVQEINTYVQQIYDLNQQIVRVAPAGGNINDYKDQLDVLVDNLSKVLKVQVQENENGTYTIVLQGRILASDRERSFLDLAVDASGMNQVVFADGPAIDFTYQGGELKAILDLRDTIVPEYQGPSTPLPRVSGAW